TATTGATATTATTTAACCAGATAATAAATTCCCGTCACCAAAATCACTACCGCAATGAATACAATAGTCAACCACTTTAGCAGCCTCTTCCTTAGCGGGTATTTTTCGGCTGTTTTACGGCATTCGTCCAGTATTCCGGCCGGAACCTGATTAATTGCCGCCGCTAAAATAAACGGCACTACGACTAAATCATCTAAAAAGCCAAAAAAAGGCACCACATCCGAGACGATGTCTATCGGACTAATTAAATAGAACATCGCTGCCCCGGCCATCAGCTTTACAGATCCCGGTGTTCGCGGATGTTTTAAAACCAGTAAGAGTACATATAAGTTATTTTTAAGCACCCACAGCCTTTGGGTAAAATTTTTAAATTGCAGCCACTTGGTTATCATGTATAATCCCCTATCAGTATATAGGTCGCATTAAAGAATTGACATCATAGCAACCCGTCGGTAGCAGAATTTATGATTGAATCCATGTGTTCCGGCAAGTAATCCAAAAGCATATGCGCCGAATAGGTTCCGGTCAGTCGCGCCAGTAAAGCATCAAAATCCGTGGTGCTAAATATTGGGATACGGCGCAATAAGAAGATATTGTCCCGACCGGCTTTGTTTACGCCGCTTAATACCGTAAAGGCCCCCTGATAGCCTGCTGATTCGATCTTTTTCCATGATCTCAGGTTAAAGAACCCGTAAGGATAGGAAAAAAACAACGATTCCTGGTGCGTTATCCCTTCAAGCTGTCGTTTATTGTCCAAGATTTCATGTTCTAATTCCGGTCCGGACAATTGGGTCAAATCACTGTGAGTCATGGAATGCCCGCCGATGGCGAACCCGCTCTTTGCCATTTCCCGCACTTGTTGCGCCGATAATCTTTGGGCACGGTCAACGTTAATTCCCACAACAAAAAAAACTGCTTTAAACCCATACTTCTGCAATATTGGCAAAGCATTAGCATAATTATCGTCATAGCCATCGTCAAATGTGATCAGGATGGGTCTTTCCGGCAGAGACACTTCTTCCCTTTTCATGTAGGCAATCAAC
This window of the Methylomusa anaerophila genome carries:
- a CDS encoding YkvA family protein; translated protein: MITKWLQFKNFTQRLWVLKNNLYVLLLVLKHPRTPGSVKLMAGAAMFYLISPIDIVSDVVPFFGFLDDLVVVPFILAAAINQVPAGILDECRKTAEKYPLRKRLLKWLTIVFIAVVILVTGIYYLVK
- a CDS encoding polysaccharide deacetylase family protein — its product is MVVLKKRAVATVIVVIMLFSSYIASASRQDGIPVLLYHHVGNDDGGLPRLTITADEFERQVALLHNAGFETISPEQLIAYMKREEVSLPERPILITFDDGYDDNYANALPILQKYGFKAVFFVVGINVDRAQRLSAQQVREMAKSGFAIGGHSMTHSDLTQLSGPELEHEILDNKRQLEGITHQESLFFSYPYGFFNLRSWKKIESAGYQGAFTVLSGVNKAGRDNIFLLRRIPIFSTTDFDALLARLTGTYSAHMLLDYLPEHMDSIINSATDGLL